A region of Xylocopa sonorina isolate GNS202 chromosome 13, iyXylSono1_principal, whole genome shotgun sequence DNA encodes the following proteins:
- the LOC143430139 gene encoding uncharacterized protein LOC143430139: protein MSLHVEGSTQVQVPRSLMQAFLQQDPNHPGLETVRLPTPLSGPEENGPPALFAPPSQHCRELETELCLVCRRCGRAYPQESALLAHQRSCYLGNQQRRGALRLVQSRYACSLCDGNNPARTYASLAEWRRHADTLQHRARLEANNTDRQQHRQQQFTSIEPESGGQCGEEVHPLIEEMEDVVNQITLLAARAAAESTTTATTAATTITTTNSQQPLTSERPPTQENNNAPELKRQKMIQEVAALAGAR from the coding sequence ATGTCGTTACACGTCGAAGGAAGCACGCAGGTTCAGGTGCCGCGGTCCCTGATGCAAGCGTTTTTACAACAAGACCCTAACCATCCAGGCCTGGAGACGGTACGACTGCCGACGCCTCTCTCCGGCCCCGAGGAGAACGGGCCACCCGCGCTGTTCGCGCCTCCCTCGCAGCACTGTCGCGAACTCGAAACGGAATTGTGTCTGGTGTGCCGCCGATGCGGCCGTGCTTATCCCCAAGAATCGGCTCTGCTCGCGCACCAACGTTCTTGCTATCTGGGCAATCAGCAGCGTCGGGGTGCGCTGCGGCTCGTCCAATCTCGTTACGCCTGTTCGTTGTGCGATGGAAACAACCCCGCGCGGACCTACGCGAGCCTCGCGGAATGGCGCCGTCACGCTGACACGTTGCAGCACAGGGCCCGCCTCGAGGCTAACAACACCGACCGCCAACAACACCGCCAGCAACAGTTTACGAGCATCGAGCCCGAATCCGGCGGCCAATGCGGCGAAGAGGTGCATCCGCTGATCGAGGAAATGGAAGACGTTGTCAACCAGATCACCCTGTTGGCTGCTCGCGCGGCCGCTGAGagcaccaccaccgccaccaccgccgccaccacGATCACCACCACCAACAGCCAACAACCCCTGACCAGCGAGAGACCGCCAACCCAGGAGAACAACAACGCACCCGAGCTCAAGAGGCAGAAAATGATCCAGGAGGTTGCCGCTTTGGCTGGAGCCCGTTAA